From Halomicrobium salinisoli, the proteins below share one genomic window:
- a CDS encoding RsmB/NOP family class I SAM-dependent RNA methyltransferase produces MDVLSRYEPIVDDVEAFRAACERPLPAVVRVNTIKASVERARRALEDEGIAVDPVDWHPGMFRLPDDQPGANWPYFHGWIYGQEEVSAVPARVLDPEPGERVWDAAAAPGSKTSQLAALMDDRGVVVATDSNLGRLSALRTNAERLGITNVAVTHEDARVHSLKPFDGEEYDRALVDVPCSCEGTIRKNPDTLDEWTEDHVQGISGVQKGILTRAIQATREGGTVVYSTCTFAPEENEAVLDYALDEEDCRLVDFEIPLDSRPGVTEWDGDEYDPSVEKAKRIYPHHNDTGGFFCAKLEVEG; encoded by the coding sequence ATGGACGTCCTCTCGCGCTACGAACCGATCGTGGACGACGTCGAGGCCTTCCGGGCGGCCTGCGAGCGGCCGCTCCCGGCCGTCGTCCGCGTGAACACGATCAAGGCGTCCGTCGAGCGGGCGCGGCGGGCCCTCGAAGACGAGGGGATCGCCGTCGACCCGGTGGACTGGCACCCGGGCATGTTCCGGCTGCCGGACGACCAGCCGGGCGCCAACTGGCCGTACTTCCACGGGTGGATCTACGGGCAGGAGGAGGTGTCGGCTGTGCCCGCCCGCGTGCTGGACCCGGAGCCCGGCGAGCGAGTCTGGGACGCTGCGGCGGCCCCGGGGAGCAAGACCTCCCAGCTGGCGGCGCTGATGGACGACCGCGGCGTCGTGGTCGCGACGGACTCGAACCTGGGGCGGCTGTCGGCGCTGCGGACGAACGCAGAGCGCCTGGGCATCACGAACGTCGCGGTGACCCACGAGGACGCGCGCGTCCACTCGCTGAAGCCGTTCGACGGGGAAGAGTACGACAGGGCGCTCGTGGACGTGCCCTGCTCCTGCGAGGGGACGATCCGCAAGAACCCGGATACGCTGGACGAGTGGACGGAGGACCACGTGCAGGGTATCTCCGGCGTCCAGAAGGGCATCCTGACGCGGGCGATCCAGGCCACCCGTGAGGGCGGGACCGTCGTCTACTCGACCTGCACGTTCGCGCCCGAGGAGAACGAGGCCGTGCTTGACTACGCGCTCGACGAGGAGGACTGCCGGCTGGTGGACTTCGAGATCCCGCTCGACTCCCGCCCCGGCGTCACGGAGTGGGACGGCGACGAGTACGACCCGAGCGTCGAGAAGGCAAAGCGGATCTACCCGCACCACAACGACACGGGCGGGTTCTTCTGCGCGAAACTGGAGGTGGAGGGATGA
- a CDS encoding proton-conducting transporter membrane subunit yields MTDNTRPNDAVPLSEATTSSSPLVPRASTWLVWGLFLLAAGLLAATTAGGYEPTVPGPFAVDGLTALMWAVVAFFSGIVHSYSRRYMAGDERVEGFFARVLGFTLAVMTMAAADHLALFVAAWLAMGLLMASLIGHDREWNQARAAAGLARRYFVASSGLLAVAAAILAWTTGATTVTGVLEAVDGIPTTAALAAAGCLVLAAMIQSALLPFHRWLLSSMTAPTPASALMHAGFVNAGGVLLTRFAPVFADRIGVMSAIVAVGAVSALAGQAMLLVQSDVKRTLGTSTVAQMGFMILQAGLGFFAAAITHLVLHGFYKAYLFLSSGAAVEQTAPTASYGDGRGLPALAVAGLTAVGGGALFAALTGKGITFDGGVALTFDSGLVLTLVVVLTTLHATRDVLRRTKLSPIVRLAATPLVVLSAIGVYGLLFEAISTVLADVPMYSAPTELTVVHGAVAALFVAGYAVTDLGWHRSSRRLYVTLLNLSQPNPDTVLTRTEDYDDA; encoded by the coding sequence ATGACCGACAACACACGTCCGAACGACGCCGTACCGCTCTCGGAAGCGACGACATCGTCGAGCCCGCTCGTCCCGCGAGCGTCGACGTGGCTGGTCTGGGGGCTGTTCCTGCTGGCCGCGGGGCTGCTCGCCGCGACGACGGCGGGCGGCTACGAGCCGACGGTCCCCGGGCCGTTCGCCGTCGACGGGCTGACCGCGCTCATGTGGGCCGTCGTCGCCTTCTTCAGCGGCATCGTCCACAGCTACTCCCGCCGCTACATGGCCGGCGACGAGCGCGTCGAGGGCTTCTTCGCCCGCGTGCTCGGGTTCACGCTCGCGGTGATGACGATGGCCGCGGCCGACCACCTCGCGCTGTTCGTCGCGGCGTGGCTGGCGATGGGCCTCCTGATGGCGTCGCTCATCGGCCACGACCGCGAGTGGAACCAGGCGAGGGCCGCCGCGGGGCTCGCGCGCCGCTACTTCGTCGCCTCAAGCGGGCTCCTCGCCGTCGCTGCGGCGATCCTGGCGTGGACGACGGGCGCGACGACGGTCACGGGGGTCCTCGAAGCGGTCGACGGGATTCCGACGACGGCCGCGCTCGCGGCCGCCGGCTGCCTGGTCCTCGCGGCGATGATCCAGTCGGCGCTGCTGCCCTTCCACCGCTGGCTGCTCTCGTCGATGACCGCGCCCACGCCGGCGTCCGCGCTGATGCACGCCGGGTTCGTCAACGCCGGCGGCGTCCTGCTGACCCGGTTCGCGCCGGTGTTCGCCGATCGGATCGGCGTCATGTCCGCGATCGTCGCCGTCGGCGCCGTCAGCGCGCTCGCCGGCCAGGCGATGTTGCTCGTCCAGTCCGACGTCAAGCGCACGCTCGGGACCTCCACCGTCGCCCAGATGGGCTTCATGATCCTGCAGGCCGGGCTGGGCTTTTTCGCCGCCGCGATCACGCACCTCGTCCTCCACGGGTTCTACAAGGCCTACCTGTTCCTCTCCTCGGGCGCGGCCGTCGAGCAGACCGCGCCGACGGCGAGCTACGGGGACGGACGCGGCCTGCCGGCGCTGGCCGTCGCTGGCCTGACCGCCGTCGGCGGCGGCGCGCTGTTCGCCGCTCTCACCGGCAAGGGGATCACGTTCGACGGCGGCGTCGCCCTGACGTTCGACAGCGGCCTCGTCCTGACGCTGGTCGTCGTCCTCACGACCCTGCACGCCACGCGGGACGTCCTCCGGCGGACGAAGCTGTCGCCGATCGTCAGGCTCGCCGCCACGCCGCTGGTCGTCCTGTCCGCGATCGGCGTCTACGGCCTGCTGTTCGAGGCGATCTCGACGGTGCTGGCCGACGTTCCGATGTACTCGGCGCCGACGGAACTGACGGTCGTCCACGGCGCCGTCGCCGCCCTGTTCGTCGCCGGCTACGCGGTCACGGACCTCGGCTGGCACCGGTCCAGCCGGCGGCTCTACGTGACGCTGCTGAACCTCTCGCAACCGAACCCGGACACCGTTCTCACCCGCACGGAGGACTACGATGACGCGTAA
- a CDS encoding Lrp/AsnC family transcriptional regulator — translation MDYELDDVDREILHALQEDARSLSSGEIAERTDASSSTVRKRIQRLESEEVIKGYSADIDYQQSGHPLRMLLFCTAPIPERGELIEDVLEISGVVSVQELVTGEENLLVTVVGENDGDITPVAQELLDMGVTVADEVLVRSHETTPFGGFSSSEE, via the coding sequence ATGGACTACGAACTCGACGACGTCGACAGGGAGATCCTCCACGCGCTCCAGGAGGACGCTCGCAGTCTCTCGTCCGGCGAGATAGCGGAGCGGACCGATGCCTCGTCGAGTACGGTGCGCAAGCGGATCCAGCGGCTGGAGTCGGAGGAGGTCATCAAGGGCTACAGCGCAGACATCGACTACCAGCAGTCGGGGCATCCGCTCCGGATGCTGCTGTTCTGCACGGCGCCGATCCCGGAGCGGGGCGAGCTGATCGAGGACGTCCTCGAGATCTCGGGCGTCGTCTCGGTCCAGGAGCTGGTGACCGGCGAGGAGAACCTCTTGGTGACCGTCGTCGGGGAGAACGACGGGGACATCACGCCGGTGGCCCAGGAGCTGCTGGACATGGGCGTGACCGTCGCCGACGAGGTCCTCGTCCGAAGCCACGAGACCACGCCGTTCGGCGGGTTCTCCTCCTCGGAGGAGTGA
- a CDS encoding DUF7342 family protein, translating to MSDPEPRDGPPPFDDAFGDDVEQRVYGTILQTREPSTANTIADRADCDPKSARKYLEWFAELGVVTRHDGGTTTYERNDAYFEWRRVEEIAADNSLDEIRDRVRDLTDRIDDYERTYDAAAPSEVDAVAAAEERDDRSIDEVYADLADWTTASHERRRYERARQRRTGADGEQVSG from the coding sequence ATGAGCGATCCCGAGCCCCGCGACGGTCCCCCACCGTTCGACGACGCCTTCGGTGACGACGTCGAGCAGCGCGTCTATGGGACGATCCTGCAGACGCGCGAACCGTCGACGGCGAACACGATCGCGGACCGCGCCGACTGCGATCCGAAGAGCGCCCGGAAGTACCTGGAGTGGTTCGCGGAACTTGGCGTCGTCACCCGTCACGACGGCGGAACGACCACGTACGAGCGCAACGACGCATACTTCGAGTGGCGGCGCGTCGAGGAGATCGCTGCCGACAACTCGCTCGACGAGATCCGAGACCGTGTCCGCGACCTGACGGACCGGATCGACGACTACGAGCGTACCTACGACGCGGCGGCCCCCAGTGAAGTCGACGCCGTCGCCGCCGCGGAGGAGCGAGACGACCGATCGATCGACGAGGTGTACGCCGACCTTGCGGACTGGACGACCGCCAGCCACGAGCGACGGCGCTACGAGCGCGCTCGCCAGCGACGCACCGGTGCCGACGGCGAGCAGGTATCGGGATAG
- a CDS encoding DUF2309 domain-containing protein translates to MTRNDPIDDCIARAAETVGTVWPLHSFVTANPLAGLEDRPFHRAVSEAEDLFGGRGYPHPSVFRQAWETGQIDPGVLREELDAHGFDGEPEALLEEMAASEAEADSGDDGSDSPTDEVDRVLSKWLAAFLDQGQAEWAMPDREAGFYAAWRELAPHDGDVPGCQRASDLPETATEALEAALDGLPEDRWEDVFEHHLAALPGWTGLVKQREDADADPWQDECPVSLREYLAVRLTLADLLGAPIEPAETPGDVDDADEAPLEEVWLSAWEKSYRDRLVGGLDDDVEESSAGSDGSRPDAQLVFCIDTRSEIIRRHIEAAGPYDTHGYAGFFGVPMRYEGYDSDVAVDACPPIVDPEHRVHDRPAEDCRGDASAYDGWRHLVSAGRKHLKSLKTNVAAAFTFVEGAGSAYGAAMAGRTLLPAAVHDLTDAVDERTPDPHEFCAPTVDSETRPEGESRTGTGSAATRDEAHADGGLPTGMTLEEKASYAEAAFDLMGWESFARLVVFTGHASETTNNPFDASLDCGACAGNPGGPSARVLAEICNDPEVRSALRDRGHDIPQDTVFLAAEHNTTTDEITLFDDDVPASHEEDVDGLREDLAEARAAAAAERTESMRTGRDDGVRETERRAADWAETRPEWGLAGNASFVIGPRELTEDRDLDGRAFLHSYDWSTDPDGDALEAIMTGPLVVTQWINNQYYFATVDNAVYGSGSKVTQNPVGNVGVYQGNGGDVMTGLPLQSLKVDDDQPYHQPLRLTAVIHAPVDRVEEILQRHEEVAQLIDNGWLRLTVVDPEQDNEPVHYQGDLEWDAEPQKVAAIAD, encoded by the coding sequence ATGACGCGTAACGACCCCATCGACGACTGCATCGCACGCGCGGCCGAGACGGTCGGCACGGTCTGGCCGCTGCACTCGTTCGTCACGGCCAACCCGCTGGCCGGGCTCGAGGACCGGCCGTTCCACCGGGCCGTCTCGGAGGCCGAGGACCTGTTCGGCGGCCGCGGCTACCCGCACCCCTCCGTCTTCCGGCAGGCGTGGGAGACCGGTCAGATCGATCCCGGGGTGCTGCGCGAGGAACTCGACGCTCACGGCTTCGACGGCGAGCCGGAGGCGCTTTTAGAGGAGATGGCCGCGAGCGAGGCGGAAGCTGACTCCGGGGACGACGGCTCCGACTCCCCCACCGACGAGGTCGACCGCGTCCTCTCGAAGTGGCTGGCCGCCTTCCTCGATCAGGGGCAGGCCGAGTGGGCGATGCCCGACCGCGAGGCGGGCTTCTACGCCGCCTGGCGCGAACTGGCGCCCCACGACGGCGACGTCCCGGGCTGCCAGCGCGCGTCCGACCTCCCCGAGACCGCGACCGAGGCGCTGGAGGCGGCGCTGGACGGACTCCCCGAGGACCGCTGGGAAGACGTCTTCGAGCACCACCTCGCCGCGCTGCCCGGCTGGACCGGCCTCGTCAAGCAGCGCGAGGACGCCGACGCCGACCCGTGGCAGGACGAGTGTCCCGTCTCGCTGCGCGAGTACCTGGCGGTGCGCCTGACGCTGGCCGACCTGCTCGGGGCGCCGATCGAGCCCGCGGAGACACCCGGCGACGTCGACGACGCCGACGAGGCCCCCCTCGAGGAGGTCTGGCTGAGCGCGTGGGAGAAGAGCTACCGCGACCGGCTCGTCGGCGGCCTCGACGACGACGTCGAGGAGTCTTCGGCGGGATCCGACGGCTCGCGCCCGGACGCCCAGCTCGTGTTCTGCATCGACACGCGCTCGGAGATCATCCGCCGGCACATCGAGGCCGCGGGTCCCTACGACACGCACGGCTACGCCGGCTTCTTCGGCGTCCCGATGCGCTACGAGGGCTACGACTCGGACGTCGCCGTCGACGCCTGCCCGCCCATCGTCGACCCGGAGCATCGGGTCCACGACCGGCCGGCCGAGGACTGCCGGGGCGACGCGTCGGCGTACGACGGCTGGCGCCACCTGGTCTCCGCGGGGCGCAAGCACCTGAAGTCGCTCAAGACCAACGTGGCCGCGGCGTTCACCTTCGTCGAGGGCGCCGGGAGCGCCTACGGCGCCGCGATGGCCGGCCGGACGCTGCTGCCCGCCGCCGTCCACGACCTGACCGACGCCGTCGACGAGCGGACGCCGGACCCACACGAGTTCTGTGCGCCGACGGTCGACAGCGAGACTCGCCCGGAAGGCGAGTCTCGGACGGGAACGGGGAGCGCAGCGACCCGTGACGAGGCCCACGCCGACGGCGGCCTGCCGACGGGGATGACACTCGAGGAGAAGGCGAGCTACGCCGAGGCCGCCTTCGACCTCATGGGCTGGGAGTCGTTCGCCCGCCTGGTCGTGTTCACCGGCCACGCGAGCGAGACGACGAACAACCCGTTCGACGCGAGCCTGGACTGCGGCGCCTGCGCCGGCAACCCCGGCGGCCCCAGCGCCCGCGTGCTCGCCGAGATCTGCAACGACCCCGAGGTCAGGTCGGCTCTGCGCGACCGCGGGCACGATATCCCGCAGGACACCGTCTTCCTCGCCGCCGAGCACAACACGACGACCGACGAGATCACGCTGTTCGACGACGACGTGCCGGCGAGCCACGAGGAAGACGTCGACGGCCTCCGCGAGGACCTGGCCGAGGCCCGCGCCGCCGCGGCGGCCGAGCGCACCGAGTCGATGCGGACCGGCCGCGACGACGGCGTCCGCGAGACCGAGCGCCGCGCCGCCGACTGGGCGGAGACCCGCCCCGAGTGGGGGCTGGCCGGCAACGCATCCTTCGTCATCGGCCCGCGCGAACTGACCGAGGACCGCGACCTGGACGGCCGCGCGTTCCTGCACTCCTACGACTGGAGCACGGACCCCGACGGCGACGCGCTGGAGGCGATCATGACGGGCCCGCTCGTCGTCACGCAGTGGATCAACAACCAGTACTACTTCGCCACCGTCGACAACGCCGTCTACGGGAGCGGCTCGAAGGTCACCCAGAACCCCGTGGGGAACGTCGGCGTCTACCAGGGCAACGGCGGCGACGTCATGACCGGACTCCCGCTCCAGTCGCTCAAGGTCGACGACGACCAGCCGTACCACCAGCCGCTCCGGCTGACTGCAGTCATCCACGCCCCGGTCGACCGGGTCGAGGAGATCCTCCAGCGCCACGAGGAGGTCGCACAGCTGATCGACAACGGCTGGCTGCGCCTGACCGTGGTCGATCCCGAGCAGGACAACGAACCCGTCCACTACCAGGGCGACCTGGAGTGGGACGCCGAACCGCAGAAGGTCGCGGCGATCGCGGACTGA
- a CDS encoding NAD-dependent epimerase/dehydratase family protein: protein MTETVAVTGGNGRVGRAVLAHLNEAGYRTVNLSRGKQSEEESDAYLTTDTLDAGEVYGSIAKSDADAVVHLGMLPTPDATPGFRTYESNAMSSYHVLEAAGELGVDRVALASSFSAMGGGFEPEPITVDYLPVDEDHRLTPSTPYGMGKQALEVAADGFARRPDDRPRTITSLRFPWVVDDEMARETFVEADRTLEGLRESEHFSTQRNTLFSYVHVSDAVDLVRRAVEADFDGHERVWLSAPDTSAQTPTREVVAELYPDADLRDLDDEYAALVDTGKAESLFGWTPEWSWRDLN from the coding sequence ATGACCGAGACGGTCGCCGTCACCGGCGGCAACGGCCGCGTCGGGCGAGCGGTCCTGGCGCACCTGAACGAGGCGGGCTACCGGACCGTCAACCTCTCGCGTGGCAAGCAGTCCGAGGAGGAGTCCGACGCCTACCTCACGACGGATACCCTCGACGCCGGCGAGGTGTACGGGTCGATCGCGAAGAGCGACGCTGACGCGGTCGTCCACCTCGGCATGCTGCCGACGCCGGACGCGACGCCGGGGTTCCGGACTTACGAGAGCAACGCCATGTCGAGCTACCACGTCCTCGAGGCGGCGGGGGAACTCGGCGTCGACCGGGTCGCGCTGGCGTCGAGTTTCAGCGCCATGGGCGGCGGCTTCGAGCCGGAGCCGATCACCGTCGACTACCTGCCCGTCGACGAGGACCACCGGCTCACGCCGTCGACCCCCTACGGGATGGGCAAGCAGGCGCTGGAGGTCGCCGCCGACGGGTTCGCGCGCCGGCCCGACGACCGGCCGCGGACGATCACCTCGCTGCGGTTCCCCTGGGTCGTCGACGACGAGATGGCCCGCGAGACGTTCGTCGAGGCCGACCGGACGCTGGAGGGACTGCGCGAGTCCGAGCACTTCTCGACCCAGCGGAACACGCTGTTCTCCTACGTCCACGTCTCCGACGCGGTCGACCTCGTCCGGCGGGCCGTCGAGGCCGACTTCGACGGCCACGAGCGGGTCTGGCTGTCCGCGCCCGACACGAGCGCCCAGACGCCGACCCGGGAGGTCGTCGCGGAGCTGTACCCCGACGCCGACCTCCGTGACCTCGACGACGAGTACGCGGCGCTGGTCGACACTGGGAAGGCGGAGTCGCTGTTCGGCTGGACGCCGGAGTGGAGCTGGCGGGACCTAAATTAG
- a CDS encoding DUF7122 family protein, with product MSNESTRFDRIPADDAEREALDDPEMATREEVLAFWEDRYGVPPETFEEYTFWERGSGKIWAFRGDAPSPVDIEGLGMTFLRTRQEHWKPTTDAVQRFGRHATEQVIHLDGDQATAFVAGEDQEIPEWDGDWGYLIVTHDLAGEPEPLGVGLYLHDELRSQIPKGRRREL from the coding sequence ATGAGCAACGAGAGTACGAGATTCGATCGGATCCCCGCGGACGACGCCGAGCGCGAGGCACTGGACGACCCCGAGATGGCGACCCGCGAGGAGGTGCTCGCCTTCTGGGAGGACCGCTACGGCGTTCCCCCGGAGACGTTCGAGGAGTACACCTTCTGGGAACGCGGATCGGGGAAGATCTGGGCCTTCCGCGGCGACGCGCCGTCGCCCGTCGACATAGAGGGGCTGGGGATGACCTTCCTGCGGACGCGCCAGGAGCACTGGAAGCCCACGACGGACGCGGTCCAGCGGTTCGGCCGCCACGCCACCGAACAGGTGATCCACCTCGACGGCGACCAGGCGACGGCGTTCGTCGCCGGCGAGGACCAGGAGATCCCAGAGTGGGACGGCGACTGGGGCTATCTGATCGTCACCCACGACCTCGCCGGCGAGCCGGAGCCGCTCGGCGTGGGCCTGTACCTCCACGACGAGCTCCGGTCGCAGATTCCGAAGGGGCGCCGGCGGGAGCTCTAA